From Lycium ferocissimum isolate CSIRO_LF1 chromosome 12, AGI_CSIRO_Lferr_CH_V1, whole genome shotgun sequence, one genomic window encodes:
- the LOC132040951 gene encoding glycine-rich cell wall structural protein-like yields the protein MEWRGILVLLFSLLVICIEARILENCKLVKKSSTLEEEKGSEILIGIPNKVRNGGRNGGSGFNNDIGREGGVGNRIGGGDENRGVINGEGRKDDGSLKKARQPFDGSRVIPFSNGGPDQGYGIGIPLIRGDPGIIPLVGKHRQGYGSGTNIPLLGGSSGIPGIPLIRGAPGDFPVIPLISEEPGKGYGRISGIPGIPLIGQIPTGLPTGTGYGDIPSIVPKQEYGSVPGYGVNPGVPEKGGGVVGGVEGGIGKGGGIVGVDGGVGGGVGKGGGIGKGEGIGGGVGGGIRKGEDTGGGVGGGIGKGGGIGGGTGGGVGGGIGNGGGIGGGIGGGIGGGIGKGGGFGGGAGGGVGGGIDKGIRVGVGVGVGGGVGGGIGGGIGKGRGVGGGAEGGLGGGIGKGTGAGISGGFGGGGGRSFGGGVVGGARGGLGGGIGKGIGAGIGGGFGGGGGGSFGGGVGGGVGGGPGRGLGGGIGKGIGAGIGGGFGGGGGGGFGTGGGKGINGCIGGEVGGGFGGGAGGGFGGGVNDGIGGGLGGGAGDGFGGAIGYDGSIAGGAGGGGGFGVGGSGFGLGAGLGGGIGVASDGGVGNGLGGGGGGGVEANISLTSITNAL from the coding sequence ATGGAGTGGAGGGGTATCCTAGTGTTACTTTTCTCACTCCTAGTGATTTGCATAGAGGCTAGGATATTGGAGAACTGCAAATTGGTCAAGAAGAGTTCTActttagaagaagaaaaaggtagcGAAATTCTCATAGGAATTCCTAATAAAGTAAGAAATGGAGGAAGAAATGGAGGCTCTGGTTTTAATAACGACATAGGTAGAGAAGGTGGAGTTGGTAATAGAATTGGTGGAGGGGATGAAAATCGTGGTGTTATTAATGGAGAGGGCAGAAAAGATGACGGTAGTCTTAAAAAAGCTAGGCAACCTTTTGATGGTAGTCGGGTCATTCCTTTTTCAAATGGAGGACCTGATCAAGGATACGGTATAGGCATTCCTTTAATAAGAGGAGATCCTGGCATTATTcctttagtaggaaaacatcgTCAAGGATATGGTAGTGGTACTAACATACCTTTGTTAGGAGGATCAAGTGGTATTCCAGGTATACCTTTAATAAGAGGAGCTCCTGGTGATTTTCCTGTTATTCCTTTAATAAGTGAAGAACCTGGCAAAGGATATGGTAGAATTTCTGGAATTCCCGGTATACCACTAATAGGACAGATACCTACTGGGCTGCCTACTGGAACTGGATATGGTGATATACCAAGTATTGTTCCTAAGCAAGAATATGGCAGTGTGCCTGGATATGGTGTTAATCCTGGAGTACCAGAAAAAGGTGGTGGTGTTGTAGGAGGAGTAGAAGGAGGCATTGGAAAGGGTGGAGGAATTGTAGGAGTCGATGGAGGGGTTGGAGGAGGCGTTGGTAAGGGAGGAGGCATAGGAAAGGGTGAAGGAATTGGTGGAGGTGTTGGAGGAGGCATAAGAAAGGGTGAAGACACTGGTGGAGGAGTTGGAGGAGGCATAGGAAAGGGTGGAGGAATTGGTGGAGGCACTGGAGGAGGAGTTGGAGGAGGCATAGGAAATGGTGGTGGAATTGGTGGAGGAATTGGAGGAGGAATTGGAGGAGGCATAGGAAAGGGTGGAGGATTTGGTGGAGGGGCTGGAGGAGGAGTTGGAGGAGGGATAGATAAAGGAATtagggttggggttggggttggggttggtGGAGGGGTTGGAGGAGGAATTGGAGGGGGTATTGGTAAGGGTAGAGGAGTTGGTGGAGGGGCTGAAGGAGGTCTAGGAGGAGGCATCGGAAAGGGAACTGGTGCAGGAATAAGTGGGGGATTTGGAGGTGGAGGAGGTCGCAGCTTTGGGGGAGGAGTGGTTGGAGGAGCTAGAGGAGGTCTAGGAGGAGGCATCGGAAAGGGAATTGGTGCAGGAATAGGTGGGGGATTTGGAGGTGGAGGAGGTGGCAGCTTTGGGGGAGGAGTGGGTGGAGGAGTTGGTGGAGGGCCTGGAAGAGGTCTAGGAGGAGGCATCGGAAAGGGAATTGGTGCAGGAATAGGTGGGGGATTTGGAGGTGGAGGAGGTGGCGGCTTTGGAACAGGTGGTGGAAAAGGGATTAATGGCTGTATTGGAGGTGAAGTTGGTGGAGGATTTGGAGGTGGAGCTGGTGGAGGATTTGGAGGTGGTGTAAATGATGGTATTGGTGGAGGGCTAGGTGGTGGTGCTGGAGATGGATTCGGAGGAGCTATAGGATATGATGGAAGCATAGCGGGTGGAGCTGGTGGAGGAGGAGGGTTTGGAGTTGGTGGAAGCGGTTTTGGATTAGGAGCTGGTTTAGGGGGAGGTATAGGAGTAGCAAGTGATGGTGGGGTTGGCAATGGACTCGGTGGTGGCGGTGGTGGCGGAGTTGAGGCGAATATATCATTAACAAGTATAACTAATGCGCTATAA